The following is a genomic window from Prevotella sp. E13-17.
AGACAAAGGAACGTAAGCGAATGTCTATCAATGCTCGAGATGAGGCTGCACACTATCTTCCTGATTGCATCATGCCTCTTTGGCATGCCTTCTACCAATCTCTTTGAAAAGCAAATCCCACAGCTCTATGACACTCTCAAGTGAGAAACGTTGACTGCTTGAGGCAGCCTTTTGTCCTAACTCTGCTCTTAGCGCTTCATTTTCGATAAGACGACAAATGCCATTGGCCAATTCCTCGGTGTTTCCATTTTCGCATAAGATACCATCAACTCCAGAGTGAATAAGGTCTTTCGGTCCGCATGGACAAGAGAATGCTACCGAAGGAAGGCCTGTTGCCATTGCTTCCATCAGTACCAGGGGCAGACCTTCAAAACGCGAGCTAAGAACAAAGATTGAACTGTTCAGGTATTTCTCCTGAATCATATTAACTGGGCCGTTGCATTTGACAACAGCTTGAAGTCCCAGTGCATCGGCCTGTTGTTGATACAGCTCTTTGTCTCCTCCGCCGTAAATATCCAATTTCCAGTCTGGATGTTTCTCGTGCACCATCTTCCATGCGGCAATCAGCAGGTCGAATCCTTTCTGATAGGTGTATCTTCCAACAGCAATAGCCGTTTTCTGTGTATAGTCAGGCGTCCCCACACTTTGAATGGTTATGGGATTAGGAATCACCAGAAGGTTGTGGAGTCCTTTCCAATTTGAAGCGTCTTCTTGGGTCAGTACGACGAAACGGTCAAGTCGCTTCACCTTTTTATCCAGTTGTGCCATCCACCTGTTGGTAATCATTCGGTTGGCGAAGGCTGGCAGAAATCCAAAGTTGGCTTCCCTGTACTTATAGCGTCCAAAATGAATCTCGCCCACTTTTGCACTGCCATCCTTTAGGTCGCACAAGAAATTGATTTCTCTGCGCAGCAGTGAGATGGTGATATCCGGTTGCAATCTGTTGAGCACCAACTCCAGTCTGTGCTTGTATTCCTTCATTTTTTTGCGGTAGAGGTATAAGCGTTTCCAAATGGGGTACTGCCACAGATTGTCGATATTGATATCCAACTGAATGATGTTGACTTTCTCCGATAAGGGGAAATAGGGTTTTGTGCCTTTGTCGTCAGTAATAATGATATTAACATCGTAGCCCAGTCGCTCTGCCAATTCATTTGCTTTGGTTGTCAACACCCGTTCCATACCACCAGAGTGGTCAAGTGATGGGATGCAGTATGCTAGACGTAAGTTTTTGGAGTTTCTCTCTTGGTGATAAATAGCATCCACAACTCGTTTCATCTGGTTCTCCCACGACAGATGCTCAATGGAGGTTCTGATGTCTTGTGGCGAGACGGATAGATGGCGGTAGAAATCAATCAGCGCTTCTATGTCGATTGCGCTTTCGTCGGCAGGCATTTTCAGTACGTATGGTCGCTTGTCGAAATCCGTATCTGTTTCTGAATAGACAAACGGAATACCTCGTGCTGCATACTCGCGATTCTTCAGGGTTTTGATGTCGTCGATGCCCACGCGGTGGCGCCCCAGACTACCAATGCCAAAGTCGCACATGTCGAACACCTCGTCCAATTCTGCTCCATGCTTTTTGCCATGAAGGATGACGTAAGGCTCCAAATGGTTGTCCTGAATAAGCTGCGTGATCTCTTCCTTTTCAATTGGTGAAAAGAAATAGCCCACAAGGTGAAAGTAAACCTTAACTTTACGGGGTGTAAAGTAGTAGTTTGCTAACCCTTTGAGCACTCTGTCGAATCCGTGCCAGCGATGTATCTCGGCCACACCAATCATGTGTATCTCATCGTCGGGATGAATGGCTTTATGTTTGAGTCTTACGGATTTAAAATCTATGCCATTGGAAATCTTGACAGTCTGTTGCCCGAAGATGAAGTCCTCTTCAGCAAATGTCACGATGGCATCCAGTTTCTTGGCAAACTGATGTCTGAATAGCTTGTCTTGAATCAGTTGGCGACGCATCGACTTGTTGAAGTATTCCTGGTCGTAGGGGTAGGTAGGAATCTCCATCACGACCCTCATGCCGGCTTTCTTCATGCGCTTCACCATGCGGATGGTAAAAGGGTTGGCATTATGATTAGAACGGATATACACGAACTCAATGCCCTCTTTAACGGCATAGTCCACAATGGAGTCAAACTCAATGCGTTTCAGTATCTTTCCCTTGATGCCATTGCCATAGTCCACGATGACTTGATTGTCCACTATACGGCATTTGTGGTCAGTCTCGTCCATATAGCAGAGGTGTGCCTCGTGCCCATTGGCCCTGAAGGCTTCCAACTGATAGGTGATCTTCTTGCTGATACCGTTGTTGGGGTCAAATCCGTGGAATATGAGGAAAAGAACCTTCATCTTAGATTAGTTTTTTCTTCTTGGCAACAAACTTCAGTGCAGCAACAGAGCATGCAGGTGGCAATGCACCAATCAGCCAGAACCCGAGATTAGCCATTCGGTTAGTCTTAAACTTAAGTATCTCGCAGAGTCCAATAGGATGCCTCATAGCATCACGAATAGCCTTGTCAGTCAGTCGAGGCGTTATCTTGTCTCTATTCTTGAGCGCACCACAGATGATATAGAACATGTAGATCATCACCTTGGCACATCGTGTCTCGTAATAAGGCTTATCTTTGAGCTCTTTCACCTGATTTTTGATGTATGAGTATATTTTAATGTATTGCTCTATCTCTGCCAGTTTAATCTCTTTTCTCAGTTGGAAATTAGACAAGGAACCAGGCCTCAAGACATAGAAGTAAGTCTCGTCGGGCAACAAAACTGCTCTCTCTATCAGGGGTTGCATGTCTGTTTCAAATAGAATGTCGTCGGCAAAACGCGTCTCGTGGAATCTAAGATGGTGCTGTTTGATAAAGTCTGTTCTTAAAAGCACGTTCCAAATAAAATTGTAGAGGGTGGCATGCAGATTCTGATTGGCGTAGCTCGCCAAGAGATCTTTGCCGAGAAGCGTCTTAAAAGGAAGTTTCATGTCGCCCTGACTGAAGTTCGATGAGCGTCCTTCTTCATCTACCGACTCCACAGAACCATAAACAGCCTCAGCTTCATATTTCTCGGCTGCTTCATACATCTTCTCCACAGCATCCTCTGCCAGATAGTCATCGGAGTCAACCAGCAGGAGGTACTTACCCTGAGCTTCGTCCAGAATTCTGTTTCTTGCAGCCCAACAGCCCATGTTTTGTGGTTGTGTAAGAATTCGTATTGTGGATCCTTTGGGATGAGATGCTTGTAGTTCACGGACAATATCCATAGATCTGTCAGGTCCAAGATCGTCAACAACCAATATCTCTGTCTCTCCCTCAAAGCTTTGGTTAAGCACAGAAAGAATGCATTTCCTGATGTATTTCTCTACGCCATAGACAGGCATTCCGATTGTGACTTTGTATTCTTTTTCCATTATTGAAACTTATTTTGGGCGAAATTACAAAAAGTTAGCGACAACTCCAAATTATTATGAATTATTTTATATCTTATCATTAAGTCTGTCTTACGTTTATCAAAATTACACTATTTTTCTTGTCGTTAATACGTTTTTTTTGTATTTTTGCGAAGTAAAAAATGGAATGACTATGGCAAATTGGTACAGTAGATACATGACCATTTATGACAAACCATTCAGTGAGGTGTCCAAAGATGTCGTTGAAGACATTCGTCTGCATCTGCGCTCCTTACAGAGTGATACGCCATTAGTGAGCATTGTTGTTATAGCACATAATGAGGAACGGCGCATACCAGCATGCTTGTGGTCGTTGAGTCATTTGCAGTCTGAATATCCACTGGAGATTATTGGAGTAAATAATAATTCTGAGGATGGAACGGAGGATGTCCTTAAGTCCTTAGGTGTTCCTTATTTTAATGAATCAAAACAAAGTCCTGGTTTTGCTCGCAGGTGTGGATTGGAACATTCTCGAGGAAAATATCATTTCTTTATTGATGCTGATACACTCTATCCGTCATGCTATGTTGATAAGATGATGGAGGTGCTAACGAAACCTGATGTCTCTTGTGTTGGCACTTTTTGGAGCTTTTATCCCGATGAGAATCACTCTGCGTGGAGCTTGTTCTGGTTTGAGTTCATGCGCGATACCTTTCTTTGGTTACAGCACTTCAAGCGCCCAGAGCTATGTATCCGCGGTATGACCTTTGCTTTCCGTGCCGACTATGCGCGCCAAGTGCAGATACGCACAGATATTCGTCGTGGCGAGGATGGCTCATTGGCTTTGTCGCTGAAGCCATTCGGTAGGATTGCTTTCCTTTATAATCGCAAAGTGCGCCCTATGACGGGATATGGTACACTTGGCAAACAGTCAGTCTTTAAGAGCTTTGTAGAGCATGCTCGCTATCAGTTGAAGGGCATTACCCGCATCTTCCACAAGACTGATCACTACGAAGATTCCGAAGATAATTTGGTAAAGTAGCGCCAAACGAACTGTTTGGGGCCTCCAAACGATGTGTTTGAAGCCTCCAAACCTATGGTTTGCTGATACTATAGTTGCTCTTTTCTTTTTGCCGACCTAGGTCGGCAAATGAAAAAGTAACGCTTTTGGGAGAGAAAAGTATAGCTTTTCACTTGTTATAGTAACGCTTTTCAATGAGAAAAGCATCCTTATTCCAATGGCATATCGAACTGATAGCACCAGTTTCCCTTAGCATCGCGCAGGTTTCCGCGAGGTCCATGCTGATTGCCACTCTTCATATAGTCACCATTCACGGCATAACGGACATGACAACCAGCGGGCGATTCCGAGCAATGGATCTTGATGGTGTTACCTTCAAGAATGATGTTTTGGGCAATATCCTGATTCTTCTGATTGATAACGCTGAAACCATAAAGGTTAACCTTGCGAACCTGTGTGGTGTCGAGTGTCAAGGGAGGTGTGGGAACGTTGAGCTCTATCGTGACATTGTTATCCTCAAAAGAGGTCTTTACTGGGATGAGGCCACGGAAGCGCTCGCTACCTTTCATGATGCCTAGTGCCGTTTGTGCGGCAAGCATGCCCATGCTTTGCTGACCCTTGGCATCGATATGTATTTTCTCGTTGACACAACTGTAGGGATAGGTCGGGCCGCTTGCCCAGAAACGAGGATTGTTTTGCAAGAGATTGACGAAAGTTTGTGGCACCTCAGTCTCCCTGCATTCGTATGCTTCGGGCTTGAAGTCAACGGCTCTGCCTAGTGAATTAGCTTGGTAACAGATGAAAGGGATGCTATCTTTCTGGTGAGTAATCTGGAGAATATCGTCATTCATGTCCTTCCATATCTGCGTCAGCATGTCGTGATAGTTGGTGCTGGGATAGTCAACAATGTCTGATTCGCCCTGCATCCAGCAGATGGCAGGAACGACAAAGTCCCATCCTCGCTCCTGCGCCGTCTCATAAGCCGTTTGGACATTCTCGATAAATCGCTGATAGGGCTGTGTGCCTTTACTCAGGTTGGCAATGGCTGTGGCACCTTGTCCGCCAGGGAAGATGCAAACCAGGGTGTCCTCTCCAAACTGATCGGCTAACACTTCTGCCATTTTATAGAGAGAAAGCTCGTAGGCACGCTTTTGATAACCAATAGTTTTTTTGAACCATTGTTTCTTAGGGTCGTTGTCGAAATAGCCGAATTTATGATCAAGATTCTCCGTGACAATTCGTCCATTGGCATAGGCTGCCAAAGAATCGAAATCCGTCATACGTTCTGCCTCTTCGCCTAATGCCAGGCTCTGTCCATAGACGGGAATGCAAACCACCGTCTTATGCTCGAAGTTCTCCTGGCAGGCGGTAAACAGAAGGATTGTAAAAAGCAGTATATACGCAGTCAGTTGTTTCATGTATAAAGATGACATCTTGTTCAGTTTGCAAAGTTACAAAACTTTTTAGAATAAGATTATTGATAGAATAAAAATGTTATAATGTGTATGCGTTTCCCAACGCTTAAAGGTGTTGTTGCACCATTTTTAAGCAAAGAAAGTGTTTTTATAAAAAAAATAGTAACTAATTACATGAAAAGATGTATATTTGCAGAAGAAAAATGTTTCTAAAAGGTATGACGTAACATTGTATATGTGTTTGTAGTTATTAGGAAATGAAATAGTGGCGATGAAGGTATTTATGGTTCATGAGGATCCTTGGAATGCAGGGAATCCGTATATATACACTCTGATAGAAGGAATTCAAAAATCTCATCCGGATTGTAGTATGGGCTGGGGTAGAGATAACTTTTGGAGCGATGAGATCCTTTCGTATGATATCGTTCATTTTCATTGGCCTCAGACATTTATGGGAAAGGATCCTCATACAGAGGCAGATCTTCTGCATCATATTGAGAAAATGAAATCTTCAGGTGTTAAGATTGTGGCTACATGTCATGATTTAGAACCTCATTATGACCAGTTTACCGACAAGGCGGAGTCAATGAAGATTGTTTATTCTAACTGTGACGCAATCTTCCATCTTGGTAACTATAGTAAAACACTTTTTGAGGTGAAGTATCCTAATGCTGCCCATTATCTATTGCCTCATCACCTCTACGATACTGTTTATACCCATTTTCCAACAAGGGAAGAATCTCTCAAAAAGTTAGATTTGCCAGAAGATCGTACTTACATTTTGTGTTTTGGTACTTTTCGAGCCCAGCAAGAGAGAAACTTAATTCTCACTCTTAGTAAACAACTTGCAGATAAGAGAATTGTTATATTAGCCCCAAGTTTTATGAATATTTGGTGGCATTCTTTCCGATTGCTTCATAAACGTTTCTTGAAATGGTATTATAAGTGTCGCTTTCATATCTATTGTACGGGTAGTACGTGGCGTGCTGTTAGTGATGAGAATCTTCCTTACTATTATGGTGTTGCTGATATTGTTTTTATACCGAGGTTGAAGATTCTTAATTCTGGAAATGCCTTAATGCCGATGCTTTTTGGTAAAGTGGTAGTGGGACCTGATTGTGGAAATGTTGGCCCTTTGTTACACCAGTGGCATTATCCAGTGTTCTCTGTTAATGATTTGAAGAATGTCGAAAAGTGCGTAAAGGAGGCATTCTTGCTTTCAAAGACGGGAATGGGAGTTCAAAATAGAAAAGGGCAACTTTGCGAGTATTCAACTCAGGCTATAGCAGGAAAACTATATGATGCATATACTCAAATCGCATCATCAGCCTCTGGTTCTTCTATATCTCAAATATAGATTATTGGGAAGGTAGCTGATAAGAATCTTACCAATCATGCTGAATCCGCAAAGGTTGTAGTGACGATTTAAAACAGATTTGTTCTTCTTGATGAAATTGATAATGTTGTTGATGCGTTTATCAGAATAATATTCAGGAAAGAGTGCAACTTTGCCCAATAGTTCGTTATAATACATGATAACATGTACAGTACTCCAGTGTTTGATGGCATCTGACTCGTTTCTGACAGAATCTTGAGTGACTTTCACTCTTTGAATACGATTATCAATATACTGGCTAATGTTCTTTTTGAAGTAATCACGTGCTAACGAGTTTTCTCGATGGGTATATACATACAAAGGGTCATCAACAATAACCGTTGTTTGGGCTCTGATGAATGCACGTATGTTGAAGATGAAATCCTCATCAGTGTGTAGGCCTGGATCATTTTTGATGTGATGCTCATTCAGCATCTGGCGCTTGTAGAGTTTTGTCCAGCATTGGGAGTAGATCTTGTCTTTCGAGAAGAAGTGGATAAGACCTTCTTCGTGATTAAGAACATATATTTGGTTGGTGCTATTGAGATGAGAGATATTTCCTTGTTCGTCTATCTGCATGTAATTGCAGCAAACGATGTCGGCATCGTGCTCATAACCAGCACTTGTCATTTTCTGAAGCATCAATGGCTCCATCTTGTCGTCACTATCCGTAAGCGCAATATAGTTGCCCTGAGCAAGTTGGAGTCCCTCATTTTTGGCAGTAGCTGGTCCAGAGTTTTTAATGTGGATGGTTGTGATGTTGTCATATTCTTCTGCATATTTGTCACAGATACATGGTGATGAGTCTGTAGAACCATCATCAACAAGTATTATCTCCAAAGAGACACCTGTTTGTGCGAGAACACTGTCGATGCAGGCAGGTAAATACTTCTCGGTATTATATACAGGTATAATAACACTTACATCCATTACTTCCCGATTATTTATTGATTAGTCGTAATAACAGACTCGAAAAACGTTTTACCAATTTTCTGGCTCTTATTGTCTGTGTCAATAGTCGTGCCTGGTCGAGAAGTTCATCATCGACAGGGTATAAGCGTTGATAGTCTGCAAGAATTCGTGATGGGAACATTTCTTTGAGAATAAGTTCTCTTTCTTTTGGAAGTAAGCCATTTGAATTTGTACTGATGCCGTTGGTGTCATAGTCTGCAACTACAATGTCAATATTTCGGAATGTGCAGTTATCGAGAACGATTGTCTCTAGGCAGAATTTCCAATCGGAAAGAATCTTATAACGCTCATCGTAAGGGTGCTTAACCAACAAATCTCTTTTGATAAACATTGCTTGATGGGGAAGGCTGCCTCTCATTAAGTCAACTAGAGTGATAGTTGGCTTGTTATGTCCGCATGGTATGGAAG
Proteins encoded in this region:
- a CDS encoding sialate O-acetylesterase — translated: MSSLYMKQLTAYILLFTILLFTACQENFEHKTVVCIPVYGQSLALGEEAERMTDFDSLAAYANGRIVTENLDHKFGYFDNDPKKQWFKKTIGYQKRAYELSLYKMAEVLADQFGEDTLVCIFPGGQGATAIANLSKGTQPYQRFIENVQTAYETAQERGWDFVVPAICWMQGESDIVDYPSTNYHDMLTQIWKDMNDDILQITHQKDSIPFICYQANSLGRAVDFKPEAYECRETEVPQTFVNLLQNNPRFWASGPTYPYSCVNEKIHIDAKGQQSMGMLAAQTALGIMKGSERFRGLIPVKTSFEDNNVTIELNVPTPPLTLDTTQVRKVNLYGFSVINQKNQDIAQNIILEGNTIKIHCSESPAGCHVRYAVNGDYMKSGNQHGPRGNLRDAKGNWCYQFDMPLE
- a CDS encoding glycosyltransferase family 2 protein; protein product: MANWYSRYMTIYDKPFSEVSKDVVEDIRLHLRSLQSDTPLVSIVVIAHNEERRIPACLWSLSHLQSEYPLEIIGVNNNSEDGTEDVLKSLGVPYFNESKQSPGFARRCGLEHSRGKYHFFIDADTLYPSCYVDKMMEVLTKPDVSCVGTFWSFYPDENHSAWSLFWFEFMRDTFLWLQHFKRPELCIRGMTFAFRADYARQVQIRTDIRRGEDGSLALSLKPFGRIAFLYNRKVRPMTGYGTLGKQSVFKSFVEHARYQLKGITRIFHKTDHYEDSEDNLVK
- a CDS encoding glycosyltransferase family 2 protein is translated as MRYSVITINYNNREGLKHTIDSVVCQTYNELEFIIIDGGSTDGSVDIIKEYGKHITYWVSEKDHGIYHAMNKGVAQAHGDYCIFMNSGDCFQSPNVLDFLKDYQEDIICGKVFKGGSSIPCGHNKPTITLVDLMRGSLPHQAMFIKRDLLVKHPYDERYKILSDWKFCLETIVLDNCTFRNIDIVVADYDTNGISTNSNGLLPKERELILKEMFPSRILADYQRLYPVDDELLDQARLLTQTIRARKLVKRFSSLLLRLINK
- a CDS encoding glycosyltransferase family 4 protein, producing the protein MKRVVDAIYHQERNSKNLRLAYCIPSLDHSGGMERVLTTKANELAERLGYDVNIIITDDKGTKPYFPLSEKVNIIQLDINIDNLWQYPIWKRLYLYRKKMKEYKHRLELVLNRLQPDITISLLRREINFLCDLKDGSAKVGEIHFGRYKYREANFGFLPAFANRMITNRWMAQLDKKVKRLDRFVVLTQEDASNWKGLHNLLVIPNPITIQSVGTPDYTQKTAIAVGRYTYQKGFDLLIAAWKMVHEKHPDWKLDIYGGGDKELYQQQADALGLQAVVKCNGPVNMIQEKYLNSSIFVLSSRFEGLPLVLMEAMATGLPSVAFSCPCGPKDLIHSGVDGILCENGNTEELANGICRLIENEALRAELGQKAASSSQRFSLESVIELWDLLFKEIGRRHAKEA
- a CDS encoding glycosyltransferase → MDVSVIIPVYNTEKYLPACIDSVLAQTGVSLEIILVDDGSTDSSPCICDKYAEEYDNITTIHIKNSGPATAKNEGLQLAQGNYIALTDSDDKMEPLMLQKMTSAGYEHDADIVCCNYMQIDEQGNISHLNSTNQIYVLNHEEGLIHFFSKDKIYSQCWTKLYKRQMLNEHHIKNDPGLHTDEDFIFNIRAFIRAQTTVIVDDPLYVYTHRENSLARDYFKKNISQYIDNRIQRVKVTQDSVRNESDAIKHWSTVHVIMYYNELLGKVALFPEYYSDKRINNIINFIKKNKSVLNRHYNLCGFSMIGKILISYLPNNLYLRYRRTRG
- a CDS encoding glycosyltransferase family 2 protein, whose protein sequence is MEKEYKVTIGMPVYGVEKYIRKCILSVLNQSFEGETEILVVDDLGPDRSMDIVRELQASHPKGSTIRILTQPQNMGCWAARNRILDEAQGKYLLLVDSDDYLAEDAVEKMYEAAEKYEAEAVYGSVESVDEEGRSSNFSQGDMKLPFKTLLGKDLLASYANQNLHATLYNFIWNVLLRTDFIKQHHLRFHETRFADDILFETDMQPLIERAVLLPDETYFYVLRPGSLSNFQLRKEIKLAEIEQYIKIYSYIKNQVKELKDKPYYETRCAKVMIYMFYIICGALKNRDKITPRLTDKAIRDAMRHPIGLCEILKFKTNRMANLGFWLIGALPPACSVAALKFVAKKKKLI